A window of the Limanda limanda chromosome 8, fLimLim1.1, whole genome shotgun sequence genome harbors these coding sequences:
- the LOC133009596 gene encoding alpha-1,3-mannosyl-glycoprotein 4-beta-N-acetylglucosaminyltransferase C-like → MRLIWKSVDKMRCFRKRSMFPFLGFLITFLLFFNLYMDGGYVLEAEKRRLGETLMHPANSERYVHTFRDLSNFSGTINVTYRYLAGTPLPRKKYLTIGLSSVKRKKGNYLLETIKSIFDQSSYEELKEIVVVVHLADFDLAWCENLVQEITRKFAHHIISGRLLVIQALEEYYPSLDGLKRNYNDPEDRVRFRSKQNVDYAFLLNFCTNLSDFYMMLEDDVRCSRNFLTALKKVITSREGSYWVMLEFSKLGYIGKLYHSRDLPRLAHFLLMFYQEMPCDWLLIHFRGLLAQKDVIRFKPSLFQHMGYYSSYKGAENKLKDDDFEEDSIDIPDNPPASLYTNINVFENYDATKAYSSIVDEYFWGKPPCTGDFFLIIFNKSTKISRIKIVTGTEDRQNDILHHGALEVGQKSVENKQGRQCSSYITLGEFKGGNIEVNNVYHKIGFDIECVRIVITANQKEWLIIRTISLWTTQPLSQLKK, encoded by the exons ATGAGGCTGATATGGAAGTCCGTGGACAAGATGAGGTGTTTCAGGAAGAGGTCAATGTTCCCGTTTCTTGGCTTCCTCATCACCTTTCTGCTATTTTTTAACCTTTACATGGATGGTGGATATGTGCTG GAGGCTGAAAAAAGACGGCTGGGGGAGACACTGATGCATCCTGCAAACTCTGAAAGATATGTCCACACATTCAGAGACTTATCCAACTTCTCTGGGACCATTAATGTGACTTATCGCTATCTTGCAGGGACTCCTCTGCCACGGAAAA AGTATCTTACCATTGGTTTGTCATCTGTCAAGAGGAAAAAGGGGAATTATCTTCTTGAGACCATCAAATCCATCTTTGATCAGTCCAGTTACGAGGAACTGAAAGAGATAGTGGTTGTGGTCCACCTGGCCGACTTTGACCTGGCCTGGTGTGAAAACCTGGTGCAGGAAATCACCAGGAAGTTTGCTCACCACATCATATCCGGACGCCTCCTGGTGATCCAGGCACTAGAGGAATATTACCCATCGCTGGATGGATTGAAAAGGAACTATAACGACCCGGAGGACCGTGTCCGTTTCCGCTCGAAGCAGAACGTCGACTACGCGTTCCTCCTCAACTTCTGCACAAACCTTTCTGACTTCTACATGATGTTAGAGGACGACGTGCGATGCTCCAGGAACTTCCTGACAGCCCTGAAGAAGGTGATCACTTCCAGAGAAGGCTCCTACTGGGTGATGCTGGAGTTTTCCAAGCTGGGCTACATCGGGAAACTGTACCACTCCAGAGACCTCCCACGTCTGGCTCATTTCCTGCTCATGTTCTACCAGGAGATGCCCTGTGACTGGCTCCTCATCCACTTCAGGGGTCTGCTGGCCCAGAAGGACGTGATCCGGTTCAAGCCCTCGCTTTTCCAACACATGGGCTACTACTCATCTTACAAAGGAGCGGAAAACAAACTGAAGGACGATGACTTTGAGGAAGACTCCATAGACATTCCTGACAACCCCCCTGCCAGCCTTTACACAAACATCAACGTCTTTGAAAACTATGACGCAACCAAGGCTTACAGTAGTATTGTTGATGAGTATTTTTGGGGGAAACCTCCCTGCACCGGAGATTTCTTTCTCATAATCTTTAATAAATCAACTAAAATCAGCAGAATTAAGATAGTTACAGGTACAGAGGATCGGCAGAATGACATTCTTCATCATGGAGCTCTGGAAGTGGGACAAAAGTCTGTGGAAAATAAACAGGGAAGACAGTGTTCATCATACATCACATTAGGGGAGTTTAAAGGTGGAAACATTGAGGTTAACAATGTGTACCACAAGATCGGCTTTGACATTGAGTGTGTGCGAATAGTAATTACTGCCAATCAGAAAGAGTGGCTCATCATAAGGACTATCAGCTTATGGACGACGCAGCCTTTGAGTCAGTTAAAGAAGTAA
- the rnf141 gene encoding RING finger protein 141: protein MGQQISGQSVMTRLPEKLVKHVGLVRDSGYLNYEEFLGRVAELNDVTAKLAAGQQKHLLFEVQPGSDATALWKVAVRIVCTKINKENGSLEASRIMNLYQFIQLYRDITSQAAEVLSAEGASQGPSCQLPSTGSCQASMWMGRVKQLTDEEECCICMDGKADLILPCAHSFCQKCIDKWSGQSRNCPICRLQVTAANESWVMSDFPTEDDIAGYILNLADEAGHPHRP from the exons atGGGCCAGCAGATCTCAGGTCAGTCGGTGATGACCCGTCTGCCTGAGAAGCTGGTGAAACACGTCGGCCTGGTGCGTGACAGTGGCTACCTCAACTATGAAGAGTTTTTGGGACGAGTGGCCGAGCTTAATGACGT TACGGCCAAGCTTGCTGCCGGACAGCAGAAGCACCTGCTGTTTGAGGTGCAGCCAGGATCTGATGCAACAGCCTTGTGGAAGGTGGCCGTCAGGATCGTGTGTACCAAG atCAACAAGGAGAATGGTTCGTTGGAAGCATCGCGGATCATGAACCTGTACCAGTTCATCCAGCTGTACCGTGACATCACCAGCCAGGCTGCTGAGGTGCTGTCTGCAGAGGGCGCCAGCCAAGGCCCGTCTTGCCAGCTCCCTTCCACAGGCTCCTGCCAGGCCAGCATGTGGATGGGCAG AGTGAAGCAGCTGACTGATGAGGAGGAGTGTTGTATCTGCATGGATGGGAAGGCCGACCTCATCCTGCCCTGTGCGCACAGCTTCTGTCAGAAGTGCATTGATAAATG GAGTGGGCAGAGCCGAAACTGTCCGATATGCCGCCTGCAAGTGACTGCTGCCAATGAATCGTGGGTAATGTCTGATTTTCCCACAGAGGATGACATAGCTGGCTATATCCTCAACTTGGCTGATGAGGCAGGCCACCCACACAGGCCTTAA
- the LOC133008735 gene encoding AMP deaminase 3-like: protein MSRKDAPLCKQLSSPCLGKEMPRLFPRISISDVDERVRLLAEKVYASALMEEDTKDAMALFTVPEDCPIGLHENRERALHKELSEQHSEESAKKRLSFMLKRSQSVSLQIPICGDRALAKDSPLLTPVSAEHESFPDFQRVTISGDYCAGITVEDYEQAAQSLIGALFIREKYSRLAYHRFPRTTAQILRNAENEKWQEEDEVLPDIWPTPNEGEDPYSMEGIPEDLNYELQMKDGIVHVYDNAEALKQQQLHSLPYPDLETFAIDLSHVLAMIADGPTKTYCHRRLNFLASKFYLHEMMNEMAELKELKSVPHRDFYNVRKVDTHIHAAGCMNQKHLLKFIKETSQTDADRVVLEKGSQKITLKEVFNKLHMDPYDLTVDSLDVHAGRQTFHRFDKFNSKYNPVGASELREIYLKSDNYIKGEYFARLIKEVAKELEDSKYQHAEPRLSIYGRCPSEWESLASWFIQHKVHSPNMRWMIQVPRIYDIFRSKKLVPHFAKMLENIFRPLFEATVNPQKHKEIHVFLKYVTGFDSVDDESKHSDHMFSYKSPTPEAWTTDDNPPYTYYLFYMYANIMVLNNLRKERGLNTFQFRPHCGEAGSITHLVSAFLTADNISHGLNLKKSPVLQYLYYLAQVPIAMSPLSNNSLFLEYSKNPLREFLQKGLCVSLSTDDPMQFHYTKEALMEEYAIAGQLWKLSTCDLCEIARNSVLQSGLSHQEKKHFIGSNYLQDGPEGNDIRRTNVPQIRMAYRHETLCNELSFLVDAMKTEVGDSSAE, encoded by the exons ATGAGTAGAAAGGACGCTCCCCTCTGTAAGCAGCTGTCTTCACCATGCTTAGGGAAAG AAATGCCGCGGCTTTTCCCAAGAATTTCAATAAGTGATGTGGATGAGAGGGTACGCCTGCTAGCAGAGAAGGTTTACGCCTCGGCCCTGATGGAGGAAGACACCAAAGATGCTATGGCACTGTTCACTGTGCCAGAAGACTGTCCCATTGGTCTGCATGAGAACAGAGAACGGgcgctgcacaaagagctgtctGAGCAACATTCTGAAGAGTCTGCTAAGAA GAGGTTGAGTTTCATGTTGAAGCGTTCGCAGTCAGTATCTTTACAGATACCAATCTGTGGTGACCGGGCCCTGGCTAAGGATTCCCCATTGCTCACCCCAGTCTCAGCTGAGCATGAGAGCTTCCCGGACTTTCAGAGAGTTACCATCAGCGGAGATTACTGTGCAGGG ATCACAGTTGAGGATTATGAGCAAGCGGCTCAGAGTCTCATCGGGGCACTGTTCATCAGAGAGAAGTACTCCAGGCTGGCCTACCACCGTTTCCCCAGGACCACTGCCCAAATCCTGCGCAATGCTGAAAATGAGAAGtggcaggaggaagatgaagtcTTGCCAG ACATCTGGCCTACCCCTAATGAAGGGGAGGACCCATATTCCATGGAGGGTATTCCTGAGGACTTGAACTATGAGCTGCAGATGAAGGATGGCATAGTTCATGTTTACGACAATGCCGAGGccctaaaacaacaacaacttcacaGCCTCCCTTACCCCGACCTCGAGACATTTGCCATAGACCTGAGCCATGTCCTCGCTATGATAGCTGATGGTCCGAC GAAAACGTACTGCCACAGACGGTTGAACTTCTTGGCCTCTAAATTTTACCTACatgaaatgatgaatgaaatgGCAGAGCTAAAAGAGCTGAAAAGTGTTCCCCACAGAGACTTCTACAATGTTAGAAAG GTGGACACACATATACATGCTGCTGGTTGCATGAACCAGAAGCACCTGCTGAAATTTATAAAGGAAACATCCCAAACAGACGCAGATCGAGTGGTTTTGGAGAAAGGCAGTCAGAAAATCACACTCAAGGAAGTCTTCAACAAGCTCCACATGGACCCATACGACCTCACCGTCGACTCGCTGGACGTGCACGCT GGAAGACAAACATTTCACCGGTTTGACAAGTTCAACTCAAAGTACAACCCTGTGGGAGCCAGCGAACTGAGAGAGATCTACTTGAAGTCAGACAACTACATCAAGGGAGAATACTTTGCACGTCTCATCAAG gaagTAGCTAAAGAGCTGGAGGACAGCAAGTACCAGCACGCTGAGCCTCGTCTGTCGATATACGGACGCTGTCCCAGTGAGTGGGAGAGCCTGGCGAGCTGGTTCATCCAACACAAGGTTCACTCACCCAACATGAGATGGATGATCCAAGTTCCCAGGATCTA TGACATTTTCAGGTCAAAGAAATTAGTACCACACTTCGCTAAGATGCTGGAAAACATTTTCCGTCCCCTCTTTGAGGCAACAGTCAATCCGCAGAAGCACAAGGAAATACATGTTTTCTTAAAATAT GTGACAGGATTTGACAGTGTGGATGATGAGTCCAAACACAGTGACCACATGTTCTCTTACAAAAGCCCAACGCCTGAGGCATGGACCACAGACGACAACCCTCCCTACACCTACTACCTGTTCTACATGTATGCCAACATCATGGTGCTAAACAACCTGCGCAA GGAGCGAGGACTGAACACTTTCCAGTTTCGTCCCCACTGCGGTGAGGCTGGTTCCATCACCCACCTGGTCTCTGCCTTTCTCACAGCTGACAACATCTCCCATGGACTCAACCTCAAGAAG AGTCCAGTCTTGCAGTACCTGTACTACCTGGCCCAGGTCCCGATCGCCATGTCCCCTCTGAGCAACAACAGCCTGTTCCTGGAGTACTCCAAGAACCCTCTGCGGGAGTTTCTACAaaaaggcctgtgtgtgtctctgtccacagACGACCCCATGCAGTTCCACTACACCAAG GAGGCTTTGATGGAGGAGTATGCCATTGCAGGACAGCTGTGGAAGCTGAGCACCTGTGATTTGTGTGAGATAGCCAGGAACAGTGTGCTGCAGAGCGGCCTCTCACACCAG GAGAAGAAACATTTCATTGGTTCCAACTATTTACAGGATGGACCAGAGGGCAACGACATTCGGAGGACAAATGTGCCACAAATCCGCATGGCCTACCGCCATGAGACTCTGTGCAATGAGCTCAGTTTTCTAGTGGATGCAATGAAGACGGAGGTTGGCGATAGCTCAGCTGAGTGA
- the LOC133008617 gene encoding pro-adrenomedullin-like, protein MRLALHTIICCCVFTTVLPLVKDATEELNSSLKKRFKVWSRANRDLGNSLVTANEQDSDINVGLQQGESAKTASTQLSFGLNGRPRRSTSSKPSGCVLVTCVYHDLLHRLHKLKNSQKDTNAPEIKIGSKGYGRRRRSLLYVTQLAPQVERRRRASEAEPQVCRYNNVCTVA, encoded by the exons ATGAGATTAGCCCTGCACACTatcatctgctgctgtgttttcaccACCGTCCTGCCACTGGTAAAAGATGCCACTGAGGAGCTCAACTCCAGTCTAAAAAAAAG GTTTAAAGTATGGAGCCGTGCAAATAGAGACCTGGGCAACAGCTTAGTCACAGCCAATGAGCAGGACTCGGACATCAATGTTGGACTACAACAGGGCGAGAGTGCAAAAACTGCCTCAACTCAATTAAG CTTTGGGTTAAATGGCAGACCCAGGAGGTCGACATCATCCAAACCATCCGGCTGCGTCTTAGTCACATGTGTATACCACGACCTGCTCCACCGACtgcataaattaaaaaacagccaAAAAGACACCAATGCCCCTGAGATCAAGATTGGCTCGAAAGGCTATGGGCGCCGCCGCCGCTCACTCCTGTATGTCACTCAACTCGCCCCCCAGGTGGAAAGACGGAGACGGGCCTCTGAAGCTGAGCCGCAAGTCTGCAGATACAATAATGTATGCACAGTGGCCTAG